The Rhizobiaceae bacterium genome contains the following window.
ATCGCCCATGACGGCGTTCTGCGCGATCATCGTGTCGTAAAGCGGCGTGGTCTGGTTGGGCCTCCCTGCCGGAAGCTCCTCATTGGGAAAGCGGATCGAGAAACGCCGCGAATAGTTTTCGCGCACCTTGGCGTTGGTGTAGCGCAACGTGGCCCATTCGCCCCAGCGCGCCACGTCCATGCCCCAGACGTCGAAACCGGGTTCCCCGTGCACCATCCAGTTGGACAGCGCCAGCCCGACGCCGCCGCCCTGGCTGAAGCCTGCCATCACGCCGCAGGCCACCCAGAAATTGGTGAGGCCCTGCACCGGCCCGACGAGAGGATTACCGTCCGGCGCGAAGGTGAAGGGACCGTTGATGATCTGCTTGATGCCCGCCTTCTCGATGGCTGGAAAATGTCGGAAGCCGACTTCGAGAGAAGGCGCGATGCGGTCGATGTCAGGTTGGAGAAGTTCGTGGCCGAAGTCCCACGGCGTGTTGACCGGCGACCACGGCTTGCACGCCTTTTCATAGGTGCCGAGCAGCATGCCCTGCCGTTCCTGCCGCGTATAGATCTCGCCCTTGAAGTCGATGACGTGGCAAATCTCCCGGCCATTGGTTTTGTTGTATTCGATGACCTCGGGCATGTCCTCGGTGAGCAGGTACATATGCTCCATCGCCAGCACCGGCAGTTCGAGGCCGACCATGCGCCCCACCTCGCGCGCCCAAAGCCCGCCGCAGTTGACCACATGCTCTGCTTTCACCGTGCCCTGTTCGGTGACGACGTTCCACGTCCCGTCCGCATCCTGCGTCAGTTCCCTGACCGGGTTGCGCAGAACGATCTCTGCGCCGAGCTTGCGCGCCGCCTTCGCATAGGCATGGGTGGTGCCGGAAGGGTCGAGGTGGCCTTCCACGGGGTCCCAAAGCGCGCCGACGAAATTCGTCTCGTCCATCAGCGGGAACATCGCCTTGGCTTCGGAAGGCGTGACCAGTTCCGTATCCATGCCGAGATAGCGGCCCTTGGCATGGGCAAGCCGCAGGAAATCCATGCGCTCGGGTGAATCCGCCATCATGAAACCGCCGACAAGATGCAGCCCGCAGGACTGGCCGGAAACCTCTTCGAGTTCCTTGTAGAGGCCGATCGTGTAGGCTTGCAGCTTGGCGACGTTGGGGTCCCCGTTCAGCGTATGGAAGCCACCCGCCGCATGCCATGTCGAACCGGAGGTCAACTCCGAGCGCTCGATCAGCATGATGTCCGTCCAGCCTGCCTTCGCGAGGTGGTAGAGCACCGAGCAGCCGACGACTCCACCACCGATGACAACAGCTTTCGCGTAAGATTTCATGTGGATAGGTCCAATTTCAAAGAGATTGAATCAAGCTGGCAATCAAAAATCGGTCGGTGCGCCGCCTTCTTCCTTTCGGCGCGCGACGAAGGCTTCGAGTTCCTCGCGGATCGCAGGGTCCAGCGGCGGGGCTTCATAGGTGGCAAGCCGCTCCTTCCAGATGCGGTTTGCCTTCTGGATCGCGGTCGGGCTCCCGGCCTCTGTCCAGGTCTCATAGTTGCGCCAGTCCGAAAGCACGGGTTGGTAAAACGCGGTCTTGTAGCGCGCCTGCGTGTGCGGCGTTCCGAAGAAATGTCCGCCCGGACCGACATCGCGGATGGCCTCGATGGCCAGTGCGTCCTGGGACAGATCGAGCGGCGTCAGGAACTCCGCCACCATTTGCAAGAGGTCGACGTCGAGTATTGTTTTCTCGTAGGAGCAGGTAAGACCGCCCTCCAGCCAGCCTGCTGCGTGCTTGATGAAATTGCC
Protein-coding sequences here:
- a CDS encoding FAD-dependent oxidoreductase, with protein sequence MKSYAKAVVIGGGVVGCSVLYHLAKAGWTDIMLIERSELTSGSTWHAAGGFHTLNGDPNVAKLQAYTIGLYKELEEVSGQSCGLHLVGGFMMADSPERMDFLRLAHAKGRYLGMDTELVTPSEAKAMFPLMDETNFVGALWDPVEGHLDPSGTTHAYAKAARKLGAEIVLRNPVRELTQDADGTWNVVTEQGTVKAEHVVNCGGLWAREVGRMVGLELPVLAMEHMYLLTEDMPEVIEYNKTNGREICHVIDFKGEIYTRQERQGMLLGTYEKACKPWSPVNTPWDFGHELLQPDIDRIAPSLEVGFRHFPAIEKAGIKQIINGPFTFAPDGNPLVGPVQGLTNFWVACGVMAGFSQGGGVGLALSNWMVHGEPGFDVWGMDVARWGEWATLRYTNAKVRENYSRRFSIRFPNEELPAGRPNQTTPLYDTMIAQNAVMGDSWGLETPLWFAPKGTEPKDIVSFHRSNDFEQIGNEVRATRESVGVTEIANFAKYEVSGPGAEDFLNRLMTNRMPKKGRIVLTPMLNEGGKLIGDFTIAKTGNETFMIWGSSAAQKYHMRWFERHQPKDGSVHIRRFDQTLVGLSIAGPKAQALLQELVDEDVSTASFKFMDHRKMAVGGAPCMINRVTYTGDLGYEIWMEPAYQRKVYAAIKEAGEEFGIVDFGMRALLSMRLEKNFPTWFRELRPIYGPFEGAMERFIRLEKNDFIGREAAAKEKAGGPRLRRVSFVVDAEDADVMGDEPIWARVDKDYGTVAPSHGQGATRYGHDGKPAKGDGKRVGTDGSGVLGAVDGEWRVVGWVTSGGYAHYVQKSMAQGYVPAELAQDESDGMFEIEILGHRRPARISLQPLFDPAGEKMRG